The following coding sequences lie in one Pseudarthrobacter phenanthrenivorans Sphe3 genomic window:
- a CDS encoding GNAT family N-acetyltransferase yields MSGDYEIRRFGAVSAGKDGYAEAETWSRAVSFGFHEATRTPDHVAKALATYEADGRILTGVYQTGTVAPSALPAEVPVATFATFRKSLNVGFGRTVDAHLVTSVTVRTSHRRRGLLRQMMTEDLRLAKDDGVAVAALTASEGTIYGRFGYGVASFERTVKVDTTARFGLHHKPTGSVEVADPKALLQLAPDVFDQVHRQTPGSIGRQDWYRQLASGSLGRDGKEDPAVKVALHYGPGGEVDGYVSYKFLGWDTEPFTVEVVDLLAGSNDAYLELWQFLGAIDLVERVSWTEAPLDDPLAWALDDPRCIDSSDSRDMLWLRILDVPAALAARNYPSDGRLVLDVLDPLGFTDGRFALTADGGKAAVERLPDTAKPDLALDVSALSSIYVGGVSPVTLAAAGRIREHTEGSALTARQMFAVERATHCLTHF; encoded by the coding sequence ATGAGTGGGGACTACGAAATCCGGCGCTTTGGCGCCGTGTCGGCCGGCAAGGACGGCTACGCCGAAGCGGAAACCTGGAGCCGGGCGGTGTCCTTCGGGTTCCATGAGGCCACCCGGACCCCGGACCACGTGGCAAAAGCCCTGGCGACGTACGAGGCGGACGGGCGGATCCTGACCGGCGTGTACCAGACCGGGACAGTGGCGCCGTCGGCCCTGCCCGCTGAGGTGCCCGTGGCAACGTTCGCAACGTTCCGCAAGAGCCTCAATGTTGGTTTCGGCCGTACCGTGGACGCCCACCTGGTCACCTCGGTGACGGTGCGCACGTCGCACCGGCGGCGCGGCCTGCTGCGGCAGATGATGACCGAGGATCTCCGGCTTGCCAAGGACGATGGGGTAGCGGTGGCAGCGCTGACCGCATCAGAGGGGACCATCTACGGTCGCTTCGGCTACGGCGTGGCCAGCTTCGAACGGACCGTCAAGGTTGACACCACCGCCCGTTTCGGGCTGCACCACAAACCAACCGGCAGCGTGGAAGTGGCAGACCCAAAGGCGCTGCTGCAGCTTGCCCCGGACGTCTTCGACCAGGTGCACCGGCAGACTCCAGGCTCCATCGGCCGGCAGGACTGGTACCGGCAGCTGGCCTCGGGTTCCCTGGGCCGGGACGGAAAGGAAGATCCGGCCGTCAAGGTGGCGCTCCACTACGGCCCCGGCGGCGAGGTGGACGGCTACGTCTCCTACAAGTTCCTCGGCTGGGACACCGAGCCCTTCACGGTTGAAGTAGTGGACCTGCTGGCGGGCAGCAACGACGCCTACCTCGAACTCTGGCAGTTCCTGGGCGCTATCGACCTCGTGGAACGCGTCTCCTGGACGGAAGCACCGCTGGACGACCCGCTGGCCTGGGCCCTGGACGATCCGCGCTGCATCGATTCCTCCGACAGCCGTGACATGCTCTGGCTCCGGATCCTCGACGTCCCTGCTGCCCTGGCCGCCCGCAACTATCCCTCGGACGGGCGCCTGGTCCTGGACGTCCTGGACCCGCTCGGCTTCACGGACGGCAGGTTCGCGCTGACGGCAGACGGCGGGAAGGCCGCCGTCGAGCGCTTGCCGGACACCGCGAAGCCGGACCTGGCCCTGGACGTCTCCGCCCTGTCCTCCATCTATGTGGGCGGGGTCAGCCCGGTGACCCTGGCGGCGGCAGGCAGGATCCGCGAGCACACCGAAGGCTCAGCGCTCACGGCCCGGCAGATGTTCGCCGTCGAGCGGGCAACGCACTGCCTCACGCACTTCTAG
- the rpsA gene encoding 30S ribosomal protein S1 → MTITSTEKPGTPVVAINDIGTAEDFLAAVDATIKYFNDGDLVEGTVVKVDRDEVLLDIGYKTEGVIPSRELSIKHDVDPGDVVSVGDQVEALVLTKEDKEGRLILSKKRAQYERAWGDIEKVKEEDGVVTGTVIEVVKGGLILDIGLRGFLPASLVEMRRVRDLAPYIGQQIEAKIIELDKNRNNVVLSRRAWLEQTQSEVRSTFLNKLEKGQVRPGVVSSIVNFGAFVDLGGVDGLVHVSELSWKHIDHPSEVVEVGQEVTVEVLEVDLDRERVSLSLKATQEDPWQTFARTHALGQVVPGKVTKLVPFGAFVRVEDGIEGLVHISELAVRHVELAEQVVSVGDELFVKVIDIDLERRRISLSLKQANEGVDADSTEFDPALYGMAAEYDEEGNYKYPEGFDPESNEWLEGYENQRAAWEQQYADAQTRWEAHKKQVAQHAADDAAAATSGDSDSGTTSYSSEPAAESNAGAGTLASDEALAALREKLTGN, encoded by the coding sequence ATGACCATCACCTCCACCGAGAAGCCCGGTACCCCCGTAGTCGCGATTAACGACATCGGTACCGCTGAGGACTTCCTCGCAGCTGTCGACGCCACCATCAAGTACTTCAACGACGGAGACCTCGTCGAAGGTACCGTCGTCAAGGTCGACCGCGATGAAGTCCTGCTCGACATCGGTTACAAGACCGAAGGTGTCATCCCCTCCCGTGAGCTGTCCATCAAGCACGACGTTGATCCCGGAGACGTTGTCTCCGTTGGCGATCAGGTCGAAGCCCTGGTGCTCACCAAGGAAGACAAAGAAGGCCGCCTGATCCTCTCCAAGAAGCGCGCTCAGTACGAGCGTGCCTGGGGCGACATCGAGAAGGTCAAGGAAGAAGACGGTGTTGTCACCGGTACCGTCATCGAGGTCGTCAAGGGTGGTCTTATCCTCGACATCGGCCTGCGCGGCTTCCTGCCCGCATCCCTCGTCGAGATGCGCCGTGTGCGCGACCTGGCTCCGTACATCGGCCAGCAGATCGAAGCCAAGATCATCGAGCTGGACAAGAACCGCAACAACGTGGTTCTCTCCCGCCGTGCATGGCTCGAGCAGACCCAGTCCGAGGTCCGCTCCACCTTCCTCAACAAGCTGGAAAAGGGCCAGGTCCGTCCCGGCGTCGTTTCCTCCATCGTCAACTTCGGTGCCTTCGTGGACCTGGGCGGCGTAGACGGCCTGGTTCACGTTTCCGAGCTGTCCTGGAAGCACATCGACCACCCGTCCGAGGTTGTCGAAGTTGGCCAGGAAGTCACCGTCGAGGTTCTCGAGGTGGACCTGGACCGCGAGCGCGTCTCCCTGTCGCTCAAGGCTACGCAGGAAGACCCGTGGCAGACCTTCGCCCGCACCCACGCCCTCGGCCAGGTTGTTCCGGGTAAGGTCACCAAGCTCGTTCCGTTCGGTGCGTTCGTCCGCGTCGAAGACGGCATCGAAGGCCTGGTCCACATCTCCGAACTGGCTGTCCGCCACGTGGAGCTGGCCGAGCAGGTTGTCTCCGTTGGCGACGAACTGTTCGTCAAGGTCATCGACATCGACCTGGAACGCCGCCGCATCTCGCTGTCCCTCAAGCAGGCCAACGAGGGCGTCGACGCCGACAGCACCGAATTCGATCCGGCTCTGTACGGCATGGCCGCAGAGTACGACGAAGAGGGCAACTACAAGTACCCCGAGGGCTTCGATCCCGAGTCCAACGAGTGGCTTGAAGGCTACGAGAACCAGCGCGCCGCCTGGGAGCAGCAGTACGCTGACGCCCAGACCCGCTGGGAAGCCCACAAGAAGCAGGTTGCCCAGCACGCTGCCGACGACGCTGCAGCTGCAACGTCCGGTGACAGCGATTCCGGCACTACCAGCTACTCCTCGGAGCCGGCTGCTGAGTCCAACGCCGGTGCAGGTACGCTTGCATCCGACGAGGCTCTCGCCGCACTGCGCGAGAAGCTGACCGGCAACTAA
- a CDS encoding GNAT family N-acetyltransferase has product MSRLPEVSLVDVDEEVMDQLLDLAKRDASPDEVAPPLGGPGWNLERTAWFFSYHRAASEGLEGAAGEKSWGILADGVLAGSIRLKRVGSGGGRESAETGIWLGRSFRSRGIGSAALGLLLHEARRAGLRRVTARTLAGNVGAQRILAGAGAILTLDDDGTVRAVVVL; this is encoded by the coding sequence ATGTCCCGATTGCCTGAGGTATCCCTGGTGGACGTGGACGAGGAAGTGATGGACCAGCTCCTGGACCTTGCGAAGCGGGATGCGTCCCCGGATGAGGTTGCTCCCCCGCTCGGCGGGCCGGGCTGGAACCTGGAACGGACGGCATGGTTCTTCAGCTACCACCGCGCCGCTTCCGAAGGACTGGAGGGGGCGGCCGGCGAGAAGTCCTGGGGAATCCTTGCCGATGGCGTCCTTGCCGGGTCCATCCGGCTCAAGCGCGTCGGATCCGGCGGCGGCCGGGAGTCGGCGGAAACCGGCATCTGGCTCGGCCGGAGTTTCCGTTCACGCGGAATCGGCAGCGCGGCCCTGGGCCTCTTGCTGCATGAAGCACGCCGCGCCGGCCTTCGGAGGGTGACCGCGCGGACCCTGGCCGGCAACGTTGGGGCCCAACGCATCCTCGCCGGCGCCGGCGCCATCCTCACCCTCGACGACGACGGAACGGTCCGCGCCGTCGTCGTGCTTTAA
- a CDS encoding IMPACT family protein translates to MKEEDSRATGYTTLAAGPDFRHEIEIRRSRFITVLRRAETEEAARDLVAGLRREFHDARHLCSAFIIGPDRDIQRSNDDGEPSGTAGIPMLEALAKRETAPGLADLSDVSAVVVRYFGGVLLGAGGLVRAYSESVSSALSLVPMVRRSRLRICAAEVPHAAAGRLENDLRSAGYVMAETSYTAQQTVLRVAVPDEAAALEAAAGRVQLLTAGNAALTMEGTEWVDVPIA, encoded by the coding sequence GTGAAAGAGGAAGACAGCAGGGCCACGGGCTACACCACCCTTGCGGCCGGGCCTGATTTCCGCCACGAGATCGAAATCAGGCGCTCGAGGTTCATTACCGTCCTGCGCCGTGCGGAAACCGAAGAAGCCGCCCGTGACCTGGTGGCCGGCCTGCGCCGCGAATTCCACGACGCACGGCACCTTTGCTCCGCCTTTATCATCGGTCCGGACCGGGACATCCAGCGTTCCAATGACGACGGCGAACCGTCCGGAACAGCAGGCATCCCGATGCTCGAGGCGTTGGCCAAGAGGGAAACGGCACCCGGGCTGGCCGACCTCAGCGACGTGAGCGCCGTTGTCGTGCGGTATTTCGGCGGCGTACTGCTGGGGGCCGGCGGACTGGTGCGGGCCTACTCGGAATCGGTCTCCTCCGCCCTGTCCCTGGTGCCGATGGTGCGCCGGAGCAGGCTGCGGATCTGTGCGGCCGAAGTCCCGCACGCTGCTGCCGGCCGGCTGGAGAACGACCTGAGGTCCGCAGGATACGTGATGGCCGAAACAAGCTACACCGCCCAGCAAACCGTCCTGCGGGTGGCCGTGCCGGACGAGGCCGCCGCCCTTGAAGCTGCCGCGGGACGCGTGCAGCTGCTCACAGCCGGGAACGCCGCCCTAACCATGGAAGGAACGGAGTGGGTGGATGTCCCGATTGCCTGA
- a CDS encoding cupin domain-containing protein, producing MARISRATAPDHQVYPGFVDAYEEVAAGWSVTFESNFVDMDQSAFFKGAPNDQCQSHHMGYMLKGRFGIRKSDGSEEIYEAGDAFVIEPGHTPIVFEGSEFVAFTPAEEARQQREVMMPNVLQFAWERGIDLPPRDMST from the coding sequence ATGGCGAGAATATCCAGGGCCACCGCACCTGACCACCAGGTCTACCCGGGGTTCGTTGATGCGTACGAAGAGGTGGCCGCCGGCTGGAGCGTCACCTTCGAGAGCAACTTCGTTGATATGGACCAGTCTGCGTTCTTCAAAGGCGCGCCGAATGACCAATGCCAGTCCCATCACATGGGTTACATGCTTAAGGGCAGGTTTGGAATCAGGAAAAGTGACGGTTCCGAGGAGATCTACGAGGCCGGTGACGCCTTCGTCATCGAGCCGGGCCACACACCCATCGTCTTCGAGGGCTCGGAATTTGTTGCCTTCACCCCCGCCGAAGAAGCGCGGCAGCAAAGGGAAGTCATGATGCCGAACGTCCTGCAGTTTGCCTGGGAGCGTGGAATCGACCTGCCGCCGCGGGACATGTCCACGTGA
- the coaE gene encoding dephospho-CoA kinase, with translation MLKIGLTGGIASGKSVVASRLKDRGAVLVDADALAREVVEPGTEGLHRIVAEFGEDVLGADGRLDRPKLGALVFGDPARLAVLNGIVHPLVRSRAAAIVEAAAQDAVVVQDTPLLVETGQGSSFHLVVVVDAPDDVRLQRMLEHRGMTEDAARSRMAAQAAREERLAAADVILDNSGSVQHLLDQVDRLWDNRLVPFARNIANGVRADRAGGPVLVPHREEWPQQAARIAARLKAAAPGLILAVDHIGSTSVPGLPAKDVIDLQVAVPDLEAAARLAPLLAAAGFPGVRGVEADTSKPNAPDPTQWLKRFHANADPGRAVNVHVRAAGSPGWRYALMFRDWLRDDPQALKLYAEHKADLAGRFAASPGTRAYAEAKEPWFSDVAWPGMSAWAEATGWAPPSYGS, from the coding sequence GTGCTGAAGATCGGGTTGACGGGCGGCATCGCCTCAGGAAAATCAGTGGTTGCCTCACGCCTGAAAGACCGCGGTGCCGTCCTGGTTGATGCCGATGCGCTGGCGCGTGAAGTGGTAGAGCCGGGCACCGAGGGCCTGCACCGCATCGTGGCGGAGTTCGGCGAGGATGTCCTCGGGGCCGACGGAAGGCTGGACAGGCCCAAGCTCGGCGCCCTGGTCTTTGGAGATCCCGCCCGCCTTGCCGTGCTGAACGGGATCGTCCACCCACTGGTCCGGTCGCGCGCGGCGGCAATCGTGGAAGCTGCGGCACAAGATGCCGTGGTGGTACAGGACACCCCCTTGCTGGTGGAAACGGGACAGGGGAGCAGCTTCCACCTGGTTGTGGTGGTGGACGCCCCGGACGATGTGCGGCTCCAGCGGATGCTGGAACACCGGGGCATGACCGAGGATGCGGCACGCTCCCGGATGGCAGCGCAGGCGGCGCGGGAGGAACGGCTTGCTGCGGCGGACGTGATCCTGGACAACTCCGGCAGCGTGCAGCACCTGCTGGACCAGGTCGACCGGCTCTGGGACAACCGGCTGGTGCCCTTCGCGCGGAACATCGCTAACGGGGTCCGGGCGGACCGGGCCGGGGGTCCGGTCCTGGTGCCGCACCGGGAGGAATGGCCGCAGCAGGCGGCCCGGATCGCGGCACGGCTGAAGGCCGCGGCGCCCGGGCTCATCCTGGCGGTAGACCACATCGGCTCCACCTCCGTGCCGGGGCTGCCCGCCAAGGACGTGATCGACCTGCAGGTTGCCGTGCCGGACCTTGAAGCCGCAGCAAGGCTCGCGCCGCTCCTCGCCGCTGCCGGTTTTCCGGGGGTACGGGGAGTCGAAGCCGACACCTCGAAGCCCAACGCGCCTGATCCAACCCAATGGTTGAAGCGGTTCCACGCCAACGCTGACCCGGGCCGGGCGGTGAACGTCCACGTCCGCGCGGCCGGCTCGCCCGGATGGCGCTACGCGTTGATGTTCCGCGACTGGCTCCGGGACGATCCGCAGGCGCTCAAACTTTACGCGGAGCACAAGGCAGACCTGGCGGGGCGGTTCGCCGCTTCTCCGGGCACACGGGCGTACGCCGAAGCCAAGGAGCCTTGGTTCAGCGATGTGGCCTGGCCGGGGATGTCCGCCTGGGCTGAGGCAACCGGCTGGGCGCCGCCGTCGTACGGGTCCTGA
- the uvrB gene encoding excinuclease ABC subunit UvrB, with amino-acid sequence MSLAQDINRVVAPFEVISEFKPAGDQPAAIAELTERINNGEKDVVLLGATGTGKSATTAWLIEQVQRPTLVMVQNKTLAAQLANEFRELLPNNAVEYFVSYYDYYQPEAYVPQTDTFIEKDSSINEEVERLRHSATNALLTRRDVIVVATVSCIYGLGTPEEYIAGMVTLRKGQEMNRDALLRKFVSMQYARNDMDFHRGTFRVRGDTVEIIPMYEELALRIEFFGDEVENIYTLHPVTGEVIREETEMYVFPASHYVAGPERMGRAIKSIEDELADRLAVLEGQNKLVEAQRLRMRTTYDLEMMQQMGFCNGIENYSRHIDGRAGGTAPHCLLDYFPDDFLLVVDESHVTIPQIGAMYEGDMSRKRTLVDHGFRLPSAMDNRPLKWDEFLERIGQTVYLSATPGKYELGKADGFVQQIIRPTGLIDPEVIVKPTKGQIDDLLGEIRTRVEKDERVLVTTLTKRMAEDLTDYLLGHGIKVEYLHSDVDTLRRVELLRELRMGSFDVLVGINLLREGLDLPEVSLVSILDADKEGFLRSSTSLIQTIGRAARNVSGQVHMYADRITDSMANAIDETNRRRAIQVAYNKEHGVDPQPLRKKIADITDQLAREDADTQELLNNNRLAKGGKRKAAAKGAAQVRSDGLAAAPAEDLVGLIEQLTEQMHGAAAELQFEVAARIRDEVSELKKELRQMQAAGHA; translated from the coding sequence ATGAGCCTTGCGCAGGATATCAACCGTGTTGTAGCGCCCTTCGAGGTCATCAGCGAATTCAAGCCCGCCGGTGACCAGCCCGCAGCCATTGCCGAACTGACAGAGCGCATCAACAACGGCGAGAAGGACGTAGTGTTGCTCGGCGCCACCGGTACCGGCAAAAGCGCCACCACGGCCTGGCTGATTGAACAGGTGCAGCGGCCCACGCTGGTGATGGTCCAGAACAAGACCCTTGCCGCGCAGTTGGCCAACGAATTCCGCGAGCTGCTGCCCAACAATGCGGTGGAATACTTCGTCTCCTATTACGACTACTACCAGCCGGAAGCCTACGTCCCGCAGACGGACACCTTCATCGAGAAGGACTCCTCCATCAACGAGGAAGTGGAGCGGCTGCGGCACTCTGCCACGAACGCCCTGCTCACCCGCCGCGACGTCATCGTGGTGGCCACGGTCTCCTGCATCTATGGCCTGGGCACCCCCGAGGAATACATCGCCGGCATGGTCACCCTCCGCAAGGGCCAGGAAATGAACCGGGACGCACTGCTCCGGAAATTCGTCTCCATGCAGTACGCCCGCAACGACATGGACTTCCACCGGGGCACCTTCCGGGTCCGCGGCGACACTGTGGAGATCATTCCCATGTATGAGGAACTCGCGTTGCGGATCGAGTTCTTCGGGGATGAGGTGGAGAACATCTACACCCTGCACCCTGTCACAGGTGAGGTCATCCGCGAGGAAACCGAAATGTATGTGTTTCCTGCCTCGCACTACGTGGCCGGACCCGAACGCATGGGCCGGGCCATCAAGTCCATCGAGGACGAACTCGCGGACCGGCTCGCCGTCCTTGAAGGGCAGAACAAACTCGTCGAGGCGCAGCGCCTGCGCATGCGCACCACGTACGACCTCGAAATGATGCAGCAGATGGGTTTCTGCAACGGCATCGAAAACTACTCCCGGCATATCGACGGCCGGGCGGGCGGCACGGCCCCGCACTGCCTCCTGGACTACTTCCCGGACGACTTCCTGCTCGTGGTGGACGAATCCCACGTGACCATCCCGCAGATCGGGGCCATGTACGAAGGCGACATGTCCCGGAAGCGGACCCTGGTGGACCACGGCTTCCGCCTGCCCTCCGCCATGGACAACCGCCCGCTGAAGTGGGACGAATTCCTGGAGCGGATCGGCCAGACGGTCTACCTGTCCGCCACCCCGGGCAAATACGAGCTCGGCAAAGCGGACGGCTTCGTGCAGCAGATCATCCGCCCCACCGGCCTGATCGACCCCGAGGTCATCGTCAAGCCCACCAAGGGCCAGATCGACGACCTCCTCGGCGAAATCAGGACCCGGGTGGAAAAGGACGAGCGGGTCCTGGTCACCACGCTCACCAAGCGCATGGCCGAAGACCTCACCGACTACCTCCTGGGCCACGGCATCAAGGTGGAGTACCTGCACTCCGACGTCGACACGCTCCGGCGCGTGGAGCTGCTGCGCGAACTGCGGATGGGCAGCTTCGACGTCCTGGTGGGCATCAACCTGCTGCGTGAGGGCCTTGACCTGCCGGAAGTCTCCCTGGTGAGCATTCTCGACGCCGACAAGGAAGGATTCCTGCGCTCGTCCACGTCCCTGATCCAGACCATCGGCCGCGCCGCGCGCAACGTTTCCGGCCAAGTACATATGTATGCGGACCGGATTACCGATTCCATGGCGAACGCCATCGATGAGACCAACCGGCGCCGCGCCATCCAGGTGGCGTACAACAAGGAACACGGCGTTGACCCGCAGCCGCTTCGGAAGAAGATCGCGGACATCACCGACCAGCTGGCCCGCGAAGATGCCGACACGCAGGAACTGCTGAACAACAACCGGCTGGCCAAGGGCGGCAAGCGGAAGGCCGCCGCGAAGGGGGCCGCGCAGGTCCGGTCGGACGGCCTGGCAGCGGCGCCCGCGGAGGATTTGGTGGGGCTGATCGAACAGCTCACCGAACAGATGCACGGGGCCGCGGCAGAGCTGCAGTTCGAGGTGGCAGCCCGGATCCGGGACGAAGTCAGCGAGCTCAAGAAGGAACTGCGGCAGATGCAGGCCGCCGGGCACGCCTGA
- a CDS encoding TerC family protein, with protein sequence MLELPVWFEVGSFVVLGLILLIDLLLVVRRPHEPSMKEAGLWVAFYVSLALLFAGAMFAFTGPEYGGQFVAGWVTEYSLSIDNLFVFIIIMARFSVPRKYQQEVLMVGIIIALILRGIFILLGAIVIEQFSWVFYIFGAFLLWTAWKQAQDEGEDEEDRENPLIAKIRKVIPMSEKFDGGKLRTTVNGKKVFTPMLIVFITIGLTDLLFAVDSIPAIFGLTQSPFIVFTANLFALMGLRQLYFLLGGLMNRLIYLKHALSFILAFIGVKLVLHAMHVNELPFINGGQHIEWAPEIPTFVSLAVIVGTIIIAVVASLISSKAKEAHLDPRLEEDIRKSHSDVD encoded by the coding sequence GTGCTCGAATTGCCCGTGTGGTTCGAGGTCGGCTCTTTTGTCGTCCTCGGCCTGATTCTCCTGATCGACCTTCTCCTGGTGGTCCGCCGGCCCCACGAACCTTCCATGAAGGAAGCCGGCCTCTGGGTAGCGTTCTATGTCAGCCTTGCCCTGTTGTTCGCCGGTGCCATGTTTGCCTTCACCGGCCCCGAGTACGGCGGCCAGTTCGTCGCCGGCTGGGTGACGGAGTACAGCCTCAGCATCGACAACCTGTTCGTCTTCATCATCATCATGGCCCGCTTCTCGGTGCCCCGGAAGTACCAGCAGGAAGTGCTGATGGTGGGCATCATCATCGCGCTGATCCTCCGCGGCATCTTCATCCTGCTGGGCGCCATCGTGATTGAACAGTTCAGCTGGGTGTTCTACATCTTCGGCGCGTTCCTGCTGTGGACCGCCTGGAAGCAGGCCCAGGACGAGGGCGAAGACGAAGAAGACCGCGAGAACCCGCTTATCGCCAAGATCCGCAAGGTCATCCCCATGTCGGAGAAGTTCGACGGCGGCAAGCTGCGCACCACGGTCAACGGCAAGAAGGTCTTCACCCCGATGCTGATCGTGTTCATCACCATCGGCCTCACCGACCTGCTCTTCGCCGTCGACTCCATCCCCGCGATCTTCGGCCTCACCCAGAGCCCGTTCATCGTGTTCACGGCCAACCTGTTCGCCCTGATGGGCCTGCGCCAGCTGTACTTCCTGCTGGGTGGCCTCATGAACCGCCTGATCTACCTGAAGCACGCGCTGTCCTTCATCCTGGCGTTCATCGGCGTCAAGCTGGTCCTGCACGCCATGCACGTGAACGAGCTGCCGTTCATCAACGGTGGACAGCACATCGAATGGGCTCCCGAGATCCCCACGTTCGTGTCCCTCGCCGTCATCGTCGGCACCATCATCATTGCCGTCGTCGCCAGCCTGATCAGCTCCAAGGCCAAGGAAGCGCATCTCGATCCGAGGCTCGAGGAAGACATTCGCAAGAGCCACAGCGACGTCGACTAG
- a CDS encoding MFS transporter gives MALTLMSEQEVRHVQRRTVALLAAAQVFGGIGTGATVSIGSILAVELSGSTAWAGAVATLMTLGAALAALPLASLADRRGRRVGQVVGLSAALAGAVLMVLAVVSGLFILLVLGAAGIGVGSAASLQARFAAVDLADTEHRGRALSTVVWAVTVGAVAGPNLIQPGTAVGEALGLPPVAGPFVISGAGLLVATVLLFAGLRPDPLLLARQLAARDAGQSRLQRAGVEGQSVGQAAATGQAPPAAPAMAGGEAKRDGGSLVRGLRAIRGSRTALLAVAAVVGAHAVMVGVMSMTPLHLQELVEGPGAGHAGHTASGDVLVIIGFTISLHIAGMFALSPVMGWLTDKAGRAQTIMIGFTLLIAAVAVAGFGQSSTAAVATGLVLLGMGWSAATVSGSTLLAESVGQDARVVVQGVSDMLMGAAGAVGGAVSGLVLSWIGYLGLNLLGGVVGATVLAAAFLTVVAGRRQSAPA, from the coding sequence ATGGCCCTCACCCTGATGTCCGAGCAAGAGGTGCGCCACGTGCAGCGGCGCACCGTGGCGCTGCTGGCGGCAGCCCAGGTTTTTGGCGGTATCGGCACCGGGGCCACGGTCTCCATCGGCTCCATCCTGGCCGTGGAGCTGTCAGGTTCCACTGCCTGGGCTGGCGCCGTTGCCACGCTGATGACCCTCGGCGCCGCACTGGCAGCGTTGCCGCTTGCGTCCCTCGCCGACCGCCGGGGACGGCGGGTGGGGCAGGTCGTGGGACTGTCCGCCGCGCTGGCAGGCGCTGTCCTGATGGTTCTCGCAGTGGTATCGGGCCTCTTCATCCTGCTGGTGCTCGGGGCAGCCGGCATTGGCGTCGGCAGTGCAGCGAGCCTGCAGGCCCGCTTCGCCGCCGTCGACCTCGCAGACACGGAGCACCGCGGCAGGGCCCTGTCCACCGTGGTGTGGGCGGTCACCGTGGGTGCCGTCGCGGGACCGAACCTGATCCAGCCCGGCACAGCGGTGGGCGAGGCGCTGGGGCTCCCGCCTGTTGCCGGGCCGTTCGTCATTTCGGGTGCCGGCCTGCTGGTGGCCACCGTGCTGCTTTTCGCCGGGCTTCGGCCGGACCCGCTGCTGCTGGCCAGGCAACTCGCGGCCAGGGATGCCGGCCAAAGCCGACTGCAGCGCGCGGGGGTGGAAGGGCAAAGCGTCGGCCAGGCAGCGGCCACCGGACAGGCTCCTCCCGCCGCCCCGGCCATGGCCGGGGGAGAGGCAAAGCGCGACGGCGGATCGCTGGTCCGCGGGCTGCGCGCCATCCGTGGTTCGCGGACAGCGCTCCTTGCCGTGGCCGCCGTCGTGGGCGCCCATGCGGTAATGGTCGGCGTGATGTCCATGACGCCCCTGCACTTGCAGGAGCTGGTGGAGGGCCCGGGCGCCGGCCACGCGGGCCATACCGCTTCCGGCGACGTGCTGGTGATCATCGGGTTTACCATCTCGCTGCACATTGCCGGGATGTTTGCCTTGTCACCGGTGATGGGCTGGCTGACTGACAAGGCGGGCAGGGCCCAGACGATCATGATCGGCTTCACCCTCCTGATTGCTGCCGTGGCGGTGGCCGGCTTCGGCCAGTCATCAACGGCAGCTGTGGCAACTGGTCTGGTCCTGCTGGGCATGGGCTGGTCCGCCGCTACCGTCTCCGGCTCCACCCTGCTGGCCGAAAGCGTGGGGCAGGACGCGCGCGTGGTGGTGCAGGGGGTTTCGGACATGCTGATGGGCGCTGCCGGTGCCGTGGGCGGGGCCGTCTCCGGGCTGGTGCTCAGCTGGATCGGGTACCTGGGGCTGAACCTGCTCGGCGGCGTTGTGGGCGCAACGGTACTGGCCGCGGCCTTCCTGACCGTGGTGGCGGGCCGGCGCCAGTCAGCGCCCGCCTGA